One Sediminicola sp. YIK13 DNA segment encodes these proteins:
- a CDS encoding winged helix-turn-helix transcriptional regulator, with protein MKLKKEYDCPLHLTMDLIGNKWKPLLLFHLLNGPLRSGVLQKTIPGISNKMFTQTVRELERDQLVSRKVYPVVPPKVEYELTATGKSLESILRDLDTWGKQQMH; from the coding sequence ATGAAATTGAAGAAAGAATATGATTGTCCGTTACATTTAACGATGGATCTAATTGGAAATAAATGGAAACCCCTGCTATTGTTTCATTTACTAAACGGACCATTGAGATCAGGGGTTTTGCAAAAAACGATTCCTGGAATATCGAACAAGATGTTTACCCAGACCGTTAGGGAATTGGAGCGCGATCAACTTGTAAGCAGAAAGGTGTACCCTGTGGTGCCCCCCAAGGTGGAATATGAATTGACCGCAACCGGAAAATCATTGGAATCCATTTTGAGGGATTTAGATACGTGGGGAAAACAGCAAATGCATTAA
- a CDS encoding serine hydrolase domain-containing protein, with product MKTRTKIILLGVATCTLLYAQCSTDTYMGRWLKWRASDILDHEKFPHNDFAPSKSPFYFLVTPQSNFGSIMVTAKESNKEPLEVVIKNSGTTAFLFIRNDSLLYETYNNGYDRASINTSFSTAKSITSLLIGKAIDDGYIKSEGDKVTTYLPELRQIDPQYDQLRIDHVLDMRSGIQFKDHDLPWGDKPKAYYKPKLRKRIMELPITFPPDIRFQYNSYNPILLGMILEKARGLSPAAYFEEAIWNHMGMEYAGSWSMDSDASGMTKMESGLNLRAIDFAKFGRLVLQTGQWNNEQLISQDWINKSITIDPNHKLDEFGKELYYENCWWLYSKNGKTPYIISASGHLGQFLYIFPEKNIIIVRMGKKQGNVDSWTTIFKELSGY from the coding sequence ATGAAAACAAGAACAAAAATCATCCTTTTGGGAGTTGCCACTTGTACCCTCCTTTATGCGCAATGCAGCACGGACACCTACATGGGACGTTGGCTCAAATGGCGGGCATCGGATATTTTGGACCATGAAAAGTTTCCACATAATGATTTTGCCCCTTCTAAATCACCGTTTTATTTCCTTGTGACGCCCCAATCAAATTTCGGTTCGATAATGGTCACTGCAAAAGAATCCAATAAAGAGCCATTGGAAGTGGTTATTAAAAATAGTGGAACCACAGCTTTTCTTTTTATTCGAAACGATAGCCTGCTCTATGAAACTTACAACAATGGTTACGACCGCGCCTCCATAAACACCTCCTTCTCCACGGCCAAATCCATAACCTCCCTGCTCATTGGCAAAGCCATTGATGATGGGTACATTAAATCTGAAGGAGATAAGGTGACCACCTATTTACCAGAATTAAGACAGATAGACCCACAATACGATCAACTTCGTATTGATCATGTGCTGGATATGCGAAGCGGGATACAATTCAAAGACCATGATTTGCCCTGGGGAGATAAGCCCAAGGCCTATTACAAACCAAAACTGCGGAAAAGGATAATGGAACTGCCCATAACCTTTCCTCCCGATATTCGCTTCCAATACAATTCTTACAATCCCATACTTTTGGGAATGATCTTGGAAAAAGCTAGGGGTCTCTCCCCTGCCGCCTATTTTGAAGAGGCAATCTGGAATCATATGGGAATGGAATATGCCGGATCTTGGAGTATGGACAGTGATGCATCTGGGATGACCAAAATGGAGAGCGGCCTTAATCTGAGGGCCATCGACTTTGCAAAATTCGGTCGCCTTGTTCTTCAAACGGGACAATGGAACAACGAGCAATTGATTTCCCAAGATTGGATCAACAAAAGCATAACCATAGATCCAAATCACAAACTGGATGAATTTGGCAAGGAACTCTATTACGAAAATTGTTGGTGGCTTTACAGCAAAAACGGCAAGACTCCCTATATAATTTCAGCTTCAGGCCATTTGGGACAGTTTCTGTATATCTTCCCTGAAAAGAATATTATTATCGTCCGAATGGGCAAAAAACAAGGCAATGTAGACTCATGGACCACAATATTTAAAGAACTGAGTGGCTATTGA
- the aceB gene encoding malate synthase A codes for MAQTLLNQSKINFSKQADNYYPEILTDEALAFITLLHEKFNADRLLLLEKRQTQQKVFDQGKFPEFPKETKNLRETQWKAGTIPHDLQDRRVEITGPVDRKMIINALNSGAKTFMADLEDSNSPTWSNTIEGQKNLLDANSKTISLVDSIRGKSYSLNEETAVLMVRPRGLHLNERHILINAEETSGSLVDFGLYVFHNTQILMKNNTAPYFYLPKLEHYLEARWWNEVFTFAQDYLEVPQGTFKATVLVETITASFQLDEIIYELKEHIVGLNCGRWDYIFSYIKKFRNHPNFVVPNRDQVTMTSPFMDAYSKLVIQRCHKRGILAIGGMAAQIPIKNNVNANAIALENVRKDKEREVKNGHDGTWVAHPALVSIAMSEFDKYMPTSNQLHITRDDVQISQADLVEIPKGTVTEAGIRKNINVGILYTEAWLRGHGAVALYNLMEDAATAEISRTQVWQWLKNEVELEDGRKFTIELYMELFDDEVEKIITEVGEGTINNTKFKIAFELFDKLVLSEKFDEFLTLPAYQYI; via the coding sequence ATGGCACAGACCCTATTAAATCAATCCAAAATTAATTTCTCCAAACAGGCAGATAATTACTATCCAGAAATTCTAACAGATGAAGCCCTGGCTTTTATCACCCTACTGCATGAAAAATTCAATGCTGACCGATTGCTTCTTTTAGAAAAACGGCAAACTCAACAAAAGGTTTTTGATCAGGGCAAATTTCCAGAATTCCCGAAGGAAACAAAAAACCTAAGGGAAACGCAATGGAAAGCTGGTACAATTCCACATGATCTACAAGACAGACGCGTAGAGATTACGGGACCAGTAGATAGAAAAATGATTATTAATGCCCTGAACTCTGGCGCCAAAACATTTATGGCCGATTTAGAGGATAGCAACTCCCCTACTTGGAGCAACACCATAGAAGGTCAGAAGAACTTGCTTGATGCCAATTCCAAAACCATTTCTCTGGTAGATTCCATTCGTGGCAAATCGTATAGCCTCAACGAAGAAACGGCTGTTTTAATGGTCAGACCAAGGGGTTTACATTTAAACGAAAGACACATACTTATCAATGCAGAAGAAACGTCTGGGAGCTTGGTAGATTTTGGCCTGTATGTATTCCATAATACCCAGATCTTGATGAAAAACAATACCGCCCCATATTTTTATCTTCCAAAATTAGAGCATTATCTGGAGGCACGTTGGTGGAATGAGGTATTTACCTTTGCACAAGATTATCTTGAAGTTCCTCAAGGCACTTTTAAAGCCACTGTTTTAGTAGAAACCATTACAGCGAGTTTTCAATTGGATGAAATCATTTATGAATTAAAAGAGCACATTGTTGGCTTAAACTGTGGACGTTGGGACTACATCTTTTCGTATATCAAAAAATTCAGGAACCATCCTAATTTCGTAGTGCCAAATCGAGACCAAGTCACTATGACCTCGCCTTTTATGGATGCCTATTCCAAACTGGTTATTCAACGTTGTCACAAACGTGGCATTCTAGCCATTGGAGGTATGGCCGCTCAAATTCCAATTAAAAATAATGTAAATGCCAACGCTATAGCCTTAGAAAATGTGAGAAAGGATAAGGAGCGGGAGGTAAAAAATGGCCATGATGGCACTTGGGTAGCACATCCTGCTTTGGTTTCCATTGCGATGTCAGAATTTGACAAGTACATGCCAACATCAAATCAATTGCACATAACAAGGGACGATGTTCAAATTTCCCAAGCAGATCTAGTTGAGATTCCCAAGGGCACCGTTACCGAAGCTGGAATTAGAAAGAACATAAATGTTGGTATTTTATATACGGAAGCCTGGTTGCGTGGTCACGGGGCTGTAGCCCTATATAATTTGATGGAAGATGCCGCGACTGCCGAAATATCCAGAACCCAAGTATGGCAATGGCTAAAAAATGAGGTGGAACTTGAGGATGGAAGGAAATTCACTATTGAACTATATATGGAACTATTTGATGATGAAGTAGAAAAAATTATTACGGAAGTTGGAGAGGGTACTATAAATAACACCAAGTTTAAAATAGCCTTTGAGCTTTTTGACAAATTAGTGCTGTCAGAAAAATTTGACGAATTCCTTACCCTTCCCGCCTATCAATACATATAA
- a CDS encoding PhzF family phenazine biosynthesis protein: MTQKIYQVDAFTDKVFSGNPAAVCPLDHWLEDELLQKIAQENNLAETAFYVKDKDQYQLRWFTPKVEVDLCGHATLASAFVLFHHEGHKGDIIHFHSPRSGRLTVVRQSQLLTLDFPTDTVEEIALTSEILDSFNLAPISAYKGKTDYLLVYHSESDLMSLKPNLEAIAALPGRGVIVTAKGEHVDFVSRFFAPQSGIDEDPVTGSAHTTLTPYWSKVLDKKDMTAIQLSDRKGYLKCTYLKERVEISGQCVLYMTGNININ; this comes from the coding sequence ATGACACAAAAAATATATCAGGTAGACGCCTTCACGGACAAGGTATTTTCGGGAAACCCTGCGGCAGTTTGTCCTTTGGACCATTGGTTGGAGGACGAATTGTTACAAAAAATTGCCCAGGAGAACAACCTTGCTGAAACAGCATTTTATGTAAAGGATAAGGATCAATATCAGCTGCGGTGGTTTACGCCCAAGGTAGAGGTAGATCTCTGCGGCCATGCCACCTTGGCTTCAGCCTTTGTCCTATTCCATCACGAAGGACATAAGGGCGATATTATTCACTTCCATTCTCCCAGAAGTGGTAGGTTGACGGTGGTTAGGCAATCTCAATTATTGACCTTGGACTTTCCTACGGATACTGTGGAGGAGATTGCATTAACTTCAGAAATATTGGATAGTTTTAATTTAGCGCCAATTTCTGCCTATAAAGGTAAAACAGATTACCTGTTGGTCTATCATTCGGAAAGCGACCTGATGTCCCTGAAACCAAATTTGGAGGCCATAGCAGCATTGCCAGGTAGAGGGGTTATTGTTACCGCAAAGGGTGAACATGTAGATTTTGTATCTCGGTTCTTTGCCCCACAATCCGGGATCGATGAGGACCCGGTAACGGGCTCTGCACATACCACCCTAACGCCATATTGGTCCAAAGTATTGGACAAAAAGGATATGACCGCAATTCAACTTTCCGATCGCAAAGGATATTTAAAGTGCACCTACTTAAAAGAAAGGGTCGAGATCAGCGGGCAATGTGTCCTTTATATGACAGGTAACATAAATATAAACTAA
- a CDS encoding VOC family protein — MIKTEPILAVKDVNKSSSWYQKLLNCKGIHWGTSFEILTDMDGNQILSLHKWDEHGHPTLTNPKIKPGHGLILYFRVDNLDWFWQNAKDLNAFIEEEPHLNKNSGRMEFSLRDLDDYYVSICAEVTD, encoded by the coding sequence ATGATAAAAACAGAACCAATCCTTGCTGTGAAAGATGTGAATAAAAGTTCCTCCTGGTATCAAAAACTGCTCAATTGCAAAGGTATACATTGGGGTACTTCTTTTGAAATTCTGACGGATATGGATGGAAATCAGATTCTTTCCTTGCACAAATGGGATGAACACGGCCATCCTACCCTTACCAACCCAAAAATCAAACCAGGTCATGGGCTTATATTGTACTTTCGAGTGGATAATTTGGATTGGTTCTGGCAAAATGCAAAAGACCTGAACGCCTTTATAGAAGAGGAGCCACATTTGAATAAAAATTCAGGACGGATGGAATTTTCACTTCGCGATTTGGATGATTATTATGTTTCTATTTGCGCTGAGGTTACAGATTGA
- a CDS encoding serine hydrolase domain-containing protein, producing MRRFKILVGPTLLILTLVVLAFYLFKDSSNIANDKVAATSKPIENLISQKERELYNVHQQELKNAVKAYFDKAIASGDIVGAGVSIVMQDSIVISDGFGKRNINQNAGVDGETVFRLGSLSKGFAGILAANLKHEGKLDWKDKVSDYLPEFQLGDRKNTDKITLANILSHTSGTPYHSYTNLVEAGLSLKEIAGRFKAVKPISQPGLMYSYQNAMFALCGEIMSKATGQEISTSLDNRFFTPLGMCSTTMDYETLEHTENVAMPHSQRRNSWRTLRLNDNYYNAIAAGGINANAHDMGRWMRFLLGHNPELMGKDALAEAFNPFVEIKGHSKYYQRWPGHLNSYYGFGWRIHKYREDDSSQEKTIWHHGGSVNNYRNEIAVFPEADLGICVLLNSNSKLARVVIPDLHKIVKEVYERNTPKIALNSSREPNPHL from the coding sequence ATGCGGAGATTCAAGATTTTAGTAGGACCTACACTTCTAATTCTTACACTAGTTGTTTTGGCCTTTTATCTTTTTAAAGATAGCTCCAATATAGCGAATGACAAGGTTGCCGCAACTTCCAAGCCTATTGAGAATTTAATCAGTCAGAAAGAGCGCGAACTTTATAACGTGCATCAACAAGAATTGAAGAATGCTGTAAAGGCCTATTTTGATAAAGCGATCGCTTCTGGGGATATTGTGGGAGCCGGGGTGAGCATAGTCATGCAAGATTCCATTGTTATTTCAGATGGTTTCGGCAAAAGAAACATAAATCAAAATGCTGGTGTTGACGGGGAAACCGTATTTAGACTGGGTTCCCTTTCCAAAGGATTTGCGGGAATATTGGCGGCCAATTTAAAGCATGAAGGCAAATTGGATTGGAAAGATAAGGTGAGTGACTACCTACCGGAATTTCAATTGGGAGACAGAAAGAATACAGATAAAATCACTTTGGCCAATATATTGTCACACACTTCAGGTACTCCGTACCACAGTTACACCAATCTTGTAGAGGCCGGACTTTCATTAAAGGAAATTGCAGGACGTTTCAAGGCCGTTAAGCCCATAAGTCAACCAGGGCTCATGTATAGCTATCAGAATGCCATGTTTGCCCTTTGCGGCGAAATCATGTCCAAGGCCACGGGGCAAGAGATTTCCACATCCTTGGACAACAGATTCTTTACGCCTTTGGGAATGTGCTCTACCACTATGGATTATGAAACTTTGGAGCATACAGAAAATGTTGCCATGCCACATTCACAAAGACGAAACAGTTGGAGAACATTGCGACTCAATGACAATTATTACAATGCTATCGCGGCAGGAGGGATAAATGCCAATGCCCATGATATGGGCAGATGGATGCGGTTTTTACTAGGTCATAATCCAGAATTAATGGGCAAGGACGCTCTAGCGGAAGCTTTTAACCCCTTCGTAGAAATAAAGGGACATAGTAAGTATTACCAACGTTGGCCCGGACATTTAAATTCCTATTACGGTTTCGGTTGGAGAATCCACAAATATAGGGAGGACGATTCCAGCCAAGAAAAAACTATATGGCACCACGGGGGAAGTGTTAATAATTATAGAAATGAAATTGCGGTCTTTCCCGAAGCCGATTTAGGGATCTGTGTTCTTTTGAACAGTAATTCAAAACTGGCAAGGGTAGTTATACCAGACCTGCATAAGATTGTTAAAGAGGTCTATGAAAGGAACACTCCTAAAATAGCCTTAAATAGCAGTAGGGAGCCTAACCCACATCTGTAG
- a CDS encoding GNAT family N-acetyltransferase, with translation MMIRKATSNDAESIATLFMLVLENMVYKFIGETDYHKAKEFLTYFLQKEHNQYSFQNCYLAEIEDEIIGVVNLYDGAELLELRKPILDHIAQNYAADLHIEDETQAGEYYIDTIAVCSSEQGKGIGSKLLNHLIEEYVFQQQQTLGLLVDENNPKAKKLYLKMGFECVGTKRLLGHHLDHLQIKKEQAIVNP, from the coding sequence ATGATGATCAGAAAGGCCACATCTAATGATGCAGAGTCCATCGCCACACTTTTCATGTTGGTATTGGAAAATATGGTCTATAAATTCATTGGTGAAACAGACTACCATAAGGCAAAAGAATTTTTAACCTACTTTCTGCAGAAGGAGCATAACCAATACTCCTTCCAAAACTGTTACCTAGCAGAAATTGAGGATGAAATAATTGGGGTGGTCAATCTTTATGATGGGGCGGAATTACTAGAGCTAAGAAAGCCTATTTTAGATCATATTGCCCAAAACTATGCTGCCGACCTGCATATTGAAGACGAAACACAAGCTGGCGAATATTACATTGACACTATAGCGGTATGCAGCAGTGAGCAGGGAAAAGGCATAGGCTCTAAATTGTTGAATCACCTAATAGAGGAATATGTGTTTCAGCAGCAACAGACCTTAGGTTTATTGGTAGATGAAAACAATCCCAAGGCCAAAAAGCTGTATCTGAAAATGGGGTTTGAGTGCGTGGGCACCAAGAGACTACTTGGTCATCATTTGGATCATCTGCAAATTAAAAAGGAGCAAGCTATTGTAAACCCTTAA
- a CDS encoding isocitrate lyase yields MKNLPQSTYSSALQTVRNLKEKYGNTWNTISSEYAARMVIQNRFKTGLDIAKYTAAIMRKDMAAYDTDSSQYTQSLGCWHGFVAQQKMIAVKKHHKTTSKKYLYLSGWMVAALRSEFGPLPDQSMHEKTAVSGLISEIYDFLRQADAIELNDLFRKLEKGEDVQDQIDNYETHVVPIIADIDAGFGNEEATYLLAKKMIQAGACAIQIENQVSDAKQCGHQDGKVTVPHEDFIAKLNAIRYAFLELGVDDGIIVARTDSEGASLTQKLPVSKEPGDLASKYLAFVEAEEIAIYDADEDDVLLKRDGKLVRPIRLPNGLYKFKDGSNIDRVVLDCITSLQNGADLLWIETPTPNVKQIAHMVNRIKEVIPNAKLVYNNSPSFNWTLNFRNQAYEEMLAEGENMTAYDRNNLMAAEYDNTELCFRADKMIRTFQIDAARYAGVFHHLITLPTYHTTALHMNDLTKGYFGEEGMLAYVKSVQRQEIRKGVSCVKHQRMAGSNLGDDHKTFFAGDKALKAEGEKNTSNQFEVMSESIKAVKREPVLDK; encoded by the coding sequence ATGAAAAATTTACCACAATCTACGTACAGTTCTGCATTGCAGACGGTAAGAAACCTAAAAGAAAAGTATGGTAATACTTGGAATACGATAAGTAGCGAATACGCAGCTAGAATGGTTATTCAGAATCGTTTTAAAACAGGATTGGATATCGCAAAATATACAGCAGCCATTATGAGGAAAGATATGGCAGCGTATGATACAGATTCATCACAATACACGCAATCCTTAGGATGTTGGCATGGTTTTGTGGCACAGCAGAAAATGATAGCTGTTAAAAAGCATCACAAAACCACCAGCAAAAAATACTTGTATCTTTCTGGTTGGATGGTGGCCGCATTGCGTTCAGAATTTGGACCATTACCAGATCAGTCTATGCATGAAAAAACTGCCGTTTCCGGACTCATATCAGAAATTTATGATTTTTTACGTCAGGCTGATGCCATTGAGCTGAATGATTTATTCAGAAAACTTGAAAAAGGAGAAGACGTACAAGATCAAATAGATAATTATGAAACACATGTTGTTCCTATTATTGCAGATATCGATGCCGGTTTTGGTAATGAAGAAGCTACCTATTTATTGGCAAAAAAAATGATTCAGGCTGGCGCATGTGCCATTCAAATTGAAAATCAGGTTTCTGATGCCAAACAGTGCGGTCATCAAGATGGCAAAGTTACTGTGCCCCACGAAGATTTTATTGCCAAACTAAATGCAATTAGATATGCTTTCTTAGAGTTAGGCGTAGACGACGGTATCATAGTGGCAAGAACAGATTCTGAAGGTGCAAGTTTAACCCAAAAGTTGCCGGTTAGTAAAGAACCTGGAGATTTAGCTTCTAAATATTTAGCCTTTGTTGAAGCAGAAGAAATAGCTATTTATGATGCTGATGAAGATGATGTTCTTCTAAAAAGGGATGGGAAATTAGTACGTCCGATAAGACTGCCAAACGGATTGTATAAATTTAAAGATGGTTCCAATATTGATAGGGTCGTTTTGGATTGTATTACCAGTCTTCAAAATGGAGCAGATCTTTTATGGATTGAAACACCAACTCCAAACGTAAAGCAAATAGCACATATGGTAAACAGAATAAAAGAAGTTATTCCTAATGCCAAATTGGTTTATAATAACTCCCCATCTTTTAACTGGACATTGAACTTTCGTAATCAAGCTTATGAAGAAATGCTTGCCGAAGGAGAAAACATGACAGCTTACGATAGAAATAATTTAATGGCTGCGGAATACGACAATACAGAATTATGCTTTCGTGCAGACAAAATGATTCGCACCTTTCAAATAGATGCTGCAAGGTATGCTGGTGTATTCCATCACTTAATTACATTACCAACATATCATACTACCGCACTCCATATGAATGATTTAACTAAAGGTTATTTTGGTGAAGAAGGCATGTTGGCTTATGTTAAAAGTGTTCAACGGCAAGAAATCAGAAAAGGGGTTTCTTGTGTGAAACACCAAAGAATGGCAGGCTCAAATCTTGGAGATGACCATAAAACATTTTTTGCAGGGGACAAGGCTTTAAAAGCTGAAGGTGAAAAAAATACCTCCAATCAATTCGAAGTAATGTCCGAATCTATTAAGGCGGTAAAGCGAGAACCTGTTCTGGATAAATAA
- a CDS encoding lactoylglutathione lyase family protein: MKLNTNYPRSFSHIGITVPNIKKAVKFYSEVMGWYIIMEPSTVKKERDTAIGQMCIDVFGEDWTEFEIAHLSTSDGIGIELFSFPHGIKEAPEFSPFNTGLFHFCIQDPEIENLVEKIVAAGGKQRMPIREYYPNDKPYKMCYVEDPFGIVFEVYTHSYELTYSSGAYAK; the protein is encoded by the coding sequence ATGAAATTGAACACTAATTATCCGAGGTCCTTTTCCCATATCGGGATTACGGTTCCCAATATCAAAAAAGCTGTAAAATTTTATTCGGAAGTCATGGGCTGGTACATCATTATGGAACCTTCTACGGTCAAAAAAGAAAGGGATACCGCAATCGGTCAAATGTGTATTGACGTTTTTGGCGAAGATTGGACCGAATTTGAAATCGCGCACCTTTCCACCTCGGATGGCATTGGCATAGAATTGTTTTCCTTCCCGCACGGAATTAAGGAGGCCCCTGAATTTAGTCCGTTTAATACTGGGCTTTTCCATTTCTGTATCCAAGATCCGGAGATTGAAAATTTAGTGGAGAAGATAGTTGCTGCCGGAGGTAAGCAAAGAATGCCGATCAGGGAGTACTATCCAAATGACAAGCCCTACAAAATGTGTTATGTGGAAGATCCTTTCGGAATCGTTTTTGAAGTGTACACCCATAGCTATGAGCTCACCTATTCCTCTGGGGCTTATGCCAAGTAA
- the rraA gene encoding ribonuclease E activity regulator RraA, with product MFTTADLWDEHSELLHCVAPIFRSYGTKKAFSGEITTLKLFEDNSLVRKQLESSGKGKVLVIDGGASLRCALVGDQLAELAIKNNWNGIIINGSIRDSLIINSMNLGIRALNTSPVKSIKRNSGEIDIPIEFGGVTFSSGHYIYVDTDGILISKENLLK from the coding sequence ATGTTTACAACGGCAGACCTTTGGGATGAGCATAGCGAACTATTGCATTGCGTTGCTCCTATTTTTCGATCATATGGAACCAAAAAAGCCTTTTCTGGCGAAATAACAACACTTAAATTATTTGAAGACAACTCGCTGGTAAGAAAACAATTAGAATCTAGCGGAAAAGGGAAAGTACTTGTAATAGATGGTGGCGCCTCTTTGCGTTGCGCTTTAGTAGGCGATCAATTAGCCGAACTGGCAATAAAAAATAATTGGAATGGCATTATCATAAATGGAAGTATTCGCGATAGTCTGATAATTAATTCTATGAATTTAGGCATTAGGGCACTAAATACTTCTCCTGTAAAAAGTATTAAGCGCAATAGTGGTGAGATAGATATTCCAATTGAATTCGGCGGTGTCACCTTTAGCTCAGGACACTACATCTATGTGGATACGGATGGAATTCTTATAAGCAAAGAAAATTTATTAAAATAA
- a CDS encoding aminotransferase class V-fold PLP-dependent enzyme — MNKRDFIKNMSLAVMGAPFYGSAMASSLESIAKIPTDILAHNEDFWLKVRQDYKLKPEYINLESGYYNIIPTPTLNALHKNIDMVNYEGSYYMRTVQWENKKRMSDKLAHIIGSTSKNVIITRNTTESLDMIISGMNWVAGDEAVYAIQDYGAMKLMFEQVADRYGIINKEISVPNHPKSDEEIVAVYEEAITDRTKLLMVCHMINITGQILPIKKICQMAHSKGVKVMVDGAHCVGHIEFDINDLECDFYGSSLHKWLAVPLGTGLLYVADKHIDTIWPIFAEDKREPGDISRLNHTGTIPVYHDLTIESAIDYYNMLGGARKEARMRYLQEYWTQKVRNHKGIVVNTPADSQRACGIANVGIEGMEPEIMAKRLLEDYHIFTVAIKYANVHGCRITPNVFTTTEELDVFVKALKEMAA; from the coding sequence ATGAACAAACGTGATTTTATAAAAAACATGTCTTTGGCCGTTATGGGGGCCCCATTTTATGGAAGCGCTATGGCATCTTCTCTTGAGAGCATAGCAAAAATACCAACAGATATTTTAGCCCATAATGAAGATTTTTGGTTAAAGGTGCGGCAGGATTACAAATTAAAACCGGAGTATATCAATCTGGAAAGTGGGTATTACAACATTATCCCCACCCCTACGCTCAATGCCCTTCACAAAAACATAGACATGGTGAATTACGAAGGATCCTACTATATGCGAACGGTGCAATGGGAAAACAAAAAACGGATGTCAGACAAACTGGCCCATATCATTGGATCTACCTCAAAGAATGTCATCATCACAAGAAATACAACGGAATCCTTGGATATGATCATTAGCGGAATGAATTGGGTAGCTGGTGATGAAGCTGTATATGCCATTCAGGATTATGGGGCTATGAAGCTGATGTTTGAACAAGTCGCAGATCGATATGGCATCATAAACAAAGAAATTTCAGTACCCAATCATCCAAAATCCGACGAGGAAATTGTAGCGGTTTACGAGGAGGCAATTACCGATAGGACAAAATTGCTGATGGTATGTCATATGATCAACATTACGGGACAAATATTGCCGATAAAAAAGATTTGTCAAATGGCGCACAGCAAAGGTGTTAAGGTAATGGTTGATGGGGCGCATTGTGTGGGTCATATCGAATTTGATATCAATGACCTGGAATGTGATTTCTATGGTTCCAGTTTGCACAAATGGCTGGCAGTTCCTCTTGGTACAGGTTTATTGTATGTAGCCGATAAACATATAGATACCATATGGCCAATTTTTGCTGAAGACAAGAGGGAGCCTGGTGATATTTCACGATTGAACCATACGGGAACAATACCTGTATATCACGATTTGACCATAGAAAGTGCCATAGATTATTACAATATGTTGGGTGGGGCCAGGAAAGAAGCACGAATGCGGTATTTACAGGAGTATTGGACCCAAAAAGTGAGAAACCACAAAGGAATAGTAGTGAATACACCTGCAGATTCCCAAAGGGCATGCGGGATTGCCAATGTTGGTATTGAAGGAATGGAACCTGAAATCATGGCAAAAAGACTCCTCGAAGACTATCACATTTTTACGGTGGCCATTAAATATGCCAATGTTCACGGCTGTAGAATTACGCCAAATGTTTTTACAACAACTGAGGAACTGGATGTATTTGTAAAGGCCCTAAAGGAAATGGCCGCATAA